The Equus caballus isolate H_3958 breed thoroughbred chromosome 25, TB-T2T, whole genome shotgun sequence nucleotide sequence TTTTCCTATCAGTCCGGTCTGGAACTTGTCTGTCTTCAGCTCAGGGAAATTTCACTTCATTATGACCTCCCCTCTCCTGTTCCTTTTCCCCCAGGAACTCACAGAAAGTCCAGTTAAGTCTCCTTTCACCACGTGATTTGCATCGCCATGTTTTTGTTACATGTTGTGACATATTTCATCTATTTAATTTTCTAGACCTGTTTGGGGGTTTTAGCGGTTACCATCCTTTCCTTTGATTATTGATGGGAATTCTGGGTTCTGATACCACATTTTCTAGTTTAGAGAAATCTTCTTATTTGGGCTTCACACGTATCTCCTCCAGGCTCTCCTTTTTCTCAGTCAGAGATTCATCTGTGTCCTCCACCCTGTCTCTCTGCCCTCTAGTTTGTCTGCGTTTGGAGCGCTGGCAGACGCAGCAAAGCCACTGATTGTTCCTGGGCAGCAAACTGTTTCCGGGATCGCTGCCTTCCTGAAGacccttcctcctggctctgaGGCTGCTCTCCAGAAGCTTGTCTGCAGGGAATTCTCTCTGCCAGGAGCTCAGCAGAGTTAAGGTTCATCACCTATCGCTGGGAGTTGTCAGAGCGGCTGTGGAAGGGAGAGCTTCACAGGGTTGCCATATGCCCAGAATCCCCAGACTCTGAGTAGTCTAAGTATTATCGGCAGATTCAGTGATAATCACCAAAGACTTAAAAACAGAAGCCACTAATAGTAGGTCCCTCTGGGGACTCCATCTGGGAGTAGGAATGGGCTTGGGGAGGGGGGTCGATAGCATTTTACTTGTTTCCCCTTGTGctaggatttctcaacctcagcactttTAACTTTTGGGGCCAGAAATTCTTTGTTGTGATTGGCTGACcgtgtgttgtaggatgtttagcagcatccctgccctctACCCACTATGTACCAATAGCACTccctccccagttgtgacaacctaaaatgtctccagacattgtcaaatgtcccctggggagcaaagTCACTtctggttgagaatcactgttgtATACCCTGCAAttctatctgatttttttttttttttttttttaccatgagcTCACACTACTCCTATAATTAAACATTTAACTGAAGTCAtgagacagaggaggaaataTGAAGCTGTTGTGAGGAAGCAGAAACACGAAGCAGAGAAGATGCAATACAGGATGGGGAAGCAAGTTAGCAAAGTGAGCAGAAATttgagaataaataaaagaagcagAGACAGAGGGAGTATCTGATCACAGGACTGGAGGAGCAGGAGTGTGAAGACCCACACACTCCTGTCACCAAGGGTCCCAGCAATGCTGAGATCAGAGATCCAATAATGGTCTGCAGAGGCCCAGTCATACCACAGCCACTGTTCTGGGATCCCCATTCCATTCGGCCTCCTAATTGCCCCAGGTGTCCTTACAATAGCCATTCCTTCACTTAAGCTAGGCTCAGTCAGTGTACTCCTTACAAAGGCCCCCTGGTAGACTTTGTGCTCAATCAAACAGACGGGTCCCCTACTGTTCGCTGCCAGTAGTGAACTTAGCTGCCAGTCACTCCTTAGCACCACACTCTAAGAGGGACTCTGATTAAGCAAAGCAATGGGAATGATGAGTAGCCTGCAAATATGGTCTTTAAAAgaactttaggggccagccccgtggctgagtggttaaggtcgcgtgctctgcttcagtggcccagtgtttcgctggttcggatcctgggcgccgacatggtactgctcatcaagccatgctgaggtggcatcccacatgccacaactagaaggacctgcaactaaaaatacacaactatgtaccagggggctttggggagaaaaaggaaaaataaaaatcttaaaaaaaaaaaaaaagagaactttaaaaGGAAGTTTAGAAAGACAGGCCATccttcagggctggctcccagTTCCTCCAGTGCTGTCATGTACAGGAGGGAGAAGACTGAATGATTGTGCTAATTGTAGTTCAGGAGGCAGAATCAGTGACAAAAGTAAGAAGGAGGCAGGATTTAGCTCCAAATAAAAAAAGTTCTATCAATAAGATTGGAAATGAGTGCTTAGTGaggtagtgagctccctgtcTCTAGAAGTGTTTAAGAAGCAGCTTGTAGCGTGGCTCCTGCAATGGATATACGTTTGGGCCAGATCTGTCAGCCTCCTTCCAGCTATATAATTCTAGAAATTTAAACTCTTGGCTAGAGACCAGGTTAACTCACATGCTAAGTAGAAAACATTTTAGGGTCAGATGTTATGAGAATACATTAAGTACGTCGGAGGAGGGTGGCTGCTGGAGGAGTTAAGCAATAAGGGGAGATCTCAGAGGTTCAGCATCTTCAGCTGCCCCGGTCTGCTGGTCTTTCCCCACAGAATTAGTCAGAACTCATGATGGCAAGAGATAGAAAATCTAACTTAGACTGACATAAGCAAAAAAGGGGATTTATCAGCTTACACAACCAAAAAGTTCAAGAGGCAGGTCTAGTTCTGGGCATGGCTGGATCCAAGGTTTCAGATGAAGTCATTAAGACTTGGTCTTTCTCGATCTCTGTTTCCCTCCTTGCGGCCAAAACCGGCTTGGAAGTTTAGAGCATCTTGATAGGGTGCAGAGCAAGGCCCATGATGGCGGGGCCTTGGCTGGATGGCTTCTGAGGTCCCTCCCCACCTAAAAGTAATTCCTTACTAACTTCCTATCATTGAACCTTTGACCGTCCCAAAGACCCTTCCTCTTCAGGTCTTGGGCTTATCCCTACCCTCCCAGCTGGGATCTCAGGAAGAGGGGGAAAGCTGGGGCCCCAGTGAGTCCTGGTGGCTTCCCCTAAGGAACCGCCCCTGGGAATGGCCTTCCAGCTGGCATCACAGGCCATGAAGGAAAGCACCTGGAAGGAGACAGAGCTACTAAGTATTTGGTAAGGTGAGACGAGCTGACCAGCTAGAAACATGTGGCAAGGGGGCTCTCAGAAGGTGTTTGAGGCGGATCCGACTGCCCCAACTTATTTCCTAGACACAGAGATCAGTTAGGAAGTGGCCACAGTCCCAGGGTTCAGTAATGACGCCTAGGCCAGGGCACGAGCCTCGGTGAGAGACAAGAAGGTAAGAACAATTAAAGGGATgtaggggagagagaaggcagaagatCCAGGCTTCGGGACTGGAAAGAGAATAAAGTTCAAGCCACACTCAGCTCCAGACGGAGCGAGTCCGCCGCGTTCCGGACTAGACCCCGGGGCAGCCCCGGACCGTCGGGACTACATCTCCCGGCATGCCGCAGCCGAGCATCATTGCGCCTGCGCAGAGGTGCTGGCCAGGCCGCGTCGCGCCAGGCGGGGGCGCTCGAGGCTCGGTCCTGGGCCGGCGGGCGTCGTAGCGCGGAGGAGCGGGTTACGGAGAGGTGGCCTGTGGGCGTCTGAGGCTCCGACTGGATTCCCGGCTGGTCCCAGTGGGTTGGCGAAACTCCAACCCCCGCCTCTTCGAGGGTCAAGCTCTCCCGTCGATAGGCCGCGGACACGTTGAGCATCTTAGCACGGCAGCCCTCAGCACCCCACATCCTGCTGCCGGTGGTTCGGCGCATCCGGTGCCCGCCCCCGAAGCCGCCCTCCCTCCCACACGGCCCCCCTGAAGCCCTGAACTCCTCTTCTGGGGAGGCCCAGGGTGGGGTCCTCAGGCCCAGGAACGCTGGCTCTTTAGGGTTattgtgtgtgtggagggggtcaCCATTCTCGCGGGGCCCAGCGGGCCGCGGTTCCCTACTCTGTGGGTTTCCCTGGGACTCTaaggggaagaagagaagttTGGAAGTAAAAGCCTCGGCTTCCCCTTTTTCCCGCCCCTCAAACCTCAGAAGGGTCTGTCACGCCGGCCCTGCCTCTACAGAGGCCCTCTGGGCCCAGACCTCAGGCGGTGCGGGGGCCTGGGGCGCGCAGGGCTGTGAGCTCGCAGAGCCGGGCGCTGAGAGCGGTGGCTCAGCGCGGATGCTGGGGATGCCCGGCctcgcccggcccggccccgcggTGCTGGCGCGCAGCCCCTCGGGCCCTGCTTCCCAGCTAGACCCGCAGAAGTGCCCTGTGCCGACGGCAAGGCTCACCTCCACCATGCGGGGCGTGTTGCCTGATGGACCTTCTAGGGAAAACCTAAACACTTTTTGAGaagttttatttgaaaacttGGGGCCATGACAGAGGCAGCAGGGTGGAGAAAATTCTCCCGCCGGGGCTCTGAGATCAGAACTCAGGAGGCCGCGTTCCAGGACCCCTCCAGCCTGCGGGCTCCCGGGGAGTACACCCACCCATGGCCTCTCAGGCCCCTACGCCTCACCCACTGCCCACTCCCCGGTCTCAGACGCTGAGGCATCAGGGGTAGACTGCGAGGGAGCGGGCGCGGGGAGGATCTGGCGGAACTCCGGAAGGGGGAGGAAGTGAGAACCTGGGAGTCTGGGGGCTGAGAGGAATAGATAGAGATAAGCAGAGGTCGGGGAGGGGGGCGGTCACTGCCTTTGCTTCCTCCATCCTCAAGAAGTGGGGCCTGCGGCTCCCCTGAGATGTCTCCCTCACAGCTCACACAGGAAGTTCGGGGAACATCACCTCCTGTGACTGGGCAGTGGCGGCCAGGCATGCGGGGTGGTTGGGAAACAGTCATGCCCCGGACAGGGTAGCAGTAACCTCTGCAACAGAGGAGGCTGGGGCGCTGCGCGCCCGCTGTGCCGGCCCTCCAGCTCAGCTGGGCGCGGGCTGGCTGTTGGCGTAGGCCTGGTCTGGGAAGGAAGCCCGGGCTCTGCGGGTCTGGGCACACACTGAGGCGTAGAGCTCCGGCTCCGGGCCCGAGGCCTGGGGCTTTGGCTCAGAGTCCAGCACCACCGCTGAGTACTTGATGGGGGTTCCGGAGCTCGGAGTACGTCCCTGAGGAGGCCGCAGCTGCAGGCTGGTATAGCACATCCCCTCCTCTGCAGGCTGGAGATGCAAAGCTGTTAGGAGTTCACTGAACCCTTGCAAAAGCCCCCACttgcttccctctcctcttcctcagccaCAACTGACTCACCCTGGCTGGGCCTCCAGGTGTTGGATCCTGCTGGTTTGGCCCTGGTTCTCGAGACAGCTGTCCTGGGTCAGGGAACAGGAATCTGGTCACCTCTCGTTCCTCCTCCTGCACCCCCTCATCCCACCCACCCAGGACCTGGCCTCTGTGCCTCTCCCCTCTGCCAGCTCCCTACCTGTCTGCAGATAATGCAGGTTCCCGTACAGGGGGACCTCTTCCACAGAGCCTCCAGAGCTGCAGCACAGAGTTTAGGGGATGAGTGAGGACTTCTTGGTAAGGGGGAACTCTCCAGCAACCCATCTCTGTTGTCCCCCACTCACCGTCCCTGTCCCAGATGGCTCCTGGTCTGGCCATTAGTGCATCGGGACAAGTTTGCAGCCAGtgagaggagaagcagcagcgTCACAGCCCCTAAGAGGGCCCACAATCCCCAGGCCTGGGTCACGGAGGGGAATCCTGTGATGGGGGGTGGGGATGTTACTGCCCAGCCCAACCCTCCAGGTCCCAGCAGGTGGGACATGGGGCCACGTgaccccctctccctgccctgccccccctccccctccccccgccccagctcACCGCGCACTAGCAGATCCAGACTCTCCGGACTTGTGGCTGTGCCGTTGGGACCTACGCTCATGACTGCTGATGTAGGAGCCGAGTCTACAAGTACCCTGCCCTGAACCCAGGGGTCAGCCTGGCTTATGGCCTGACAGCTGCCACAGCCCCCCTtactcccacccctccctgggcctggccccaaAGCTCAGCATCCTCAATACTGGTGGTGGCAAAGTCGCTGGTttccggggaggggagggatgagcGAAAGAACAAAGACACCGCCCTGTGCCTGCACCTGCACCACCCTGCAGCTCCCAAGCTTCCGCGCTCTCACTCAGGCCACAGAAGAGAGAGGCAGGCCTGAGTTCACCGTGCCCGGCACAGGTGAGCCCCTGGAGACTCCAAGGGGGGGCCGAAGGGGCGTGAGGCAAGACCAACCAACAAGGAAGCCAGGCCTCAGGACAGAGATTGCCTTCCGCCACCAGATGCCTATCCGAGTCCTGTGAGGGAGAATGTATTCCTCCATGGGCATGCTGTAACGTGGAGTGAGATGGGGAGGGCTGCTGGTGCCCGCAGTCCCACCACACCCTCAGGCCGACCCTTGGGGAATGTGTTGAGATGACCgttgtcattgttattattactggTATAATAGTTTGGAGGATAGAAGAAGCTAGATTCCCCCCTCCCAACCCACTTCATTCAAACTGTCCCTAAGAAAGCCAATCTCAAAAAGTTAGTTGAATGGAGGAAACCTCGGCCCCAGTCCTAGCCTGGGAACCCGGCCCTGTCTTTGCACTTGTTCACTTGGGGGAGTGGAGCACCTGCTCCACCCAGAGACGGCCCCACCATGTGGGAGGCtctgggggtgggaagagggatTTGAAGTTTAGACCAGAGGGCAGAGATATGTTTTGTCTGGCCtatacagtgttttaaaaaaatttttaaattactggaGTGGTGTGCCAAGGATGGGGTGGCAGGAGAGGTCCCACCCTTCCCGCTGCAGGCAGTC carries:
- the SIT1 gene encoding signaling threshold-regulating transmembrane adapter 1, with the protein product MSVGPNGTATSPESLDLLVRGFPSVTQAWGLWALLGAVTLLLLLSLAANLSRCTNGQTRSHLGQGRSGGSVEEVPLYGNLHYLQTGQLSREPGPNQQDPTPGGPARPAEEGMCYTSLQLRPPQGRTPSSGTPIKYSAVVLDSEPKPQASGPEPELYASVCAQTRRARASFPDQAYANSQPAPS